Within Nocardia terpenica, the genomic segment TCGCGTTCGGCGTGTTCGCGTATGTCGGTGAGCAGCGGTTGTCCGGAGAGTACGGGCAGCGGGCGCTGGCGATCGCCCGCACCGTCGCCGCCGAGCCCGCGGTGCGCGCCGAGGTGCAGCGTTATTCGGCGGCCGCCACGCCGATCGGGCCCGGCCTCGAACCCGAGCTTGCCACGGGCGACCTGTTCCGGATCGCCGAGGACACCCGGGTGCGCACCGGCGCGCTGTACGTGGTGATCACCGACGATGCCGGAATTCGGTTGGCGCATCCGGACATCGACCGGCTGGGGGAGCGGGTGAGCACCGATCCGTCGGCCGCGCTGGCCGGTGCCGAGGTGGTCATCCAGGAGCGCGGCACGCTCGGCGAATCCGTGCGCGCCAAGGTGCCGGTGCAGCGGCCGGACGGGACCGCGGTCGTCGGCGAGGTGAGCGTCGGCATCTCCACCGCGGCCGTGCGCGCGCAGCTGCTGAGCGACCTGCGGCGCGCGGGGCTGTTCGTCGTCGCCGCGCTGCTGGCGGGCGTGCTCGGTTCGCTGCTGCTGGCGCGCCGCTGGCACGGGCTCACCCTCGGCCTGGAACCCGCCGAGCTGGCGGAGCTGGTGCGCGAGCAGGCCGCCGTGCTGCACGGCATCGGCGAGGGCGTGGTCGCCGTCGACATCGGCTGGCGCACCACCGTCGTCAACGACGAGGCGCGGCGGCTGCTCGGCATCGACGGCGCGAGCGGGCGCGAGGTCGACGAGATCGGGCTGACGCCACGGGTTCTGGAGGTGTTCCGGGCCGCCGACGGCCGCCCGGTCCCGGCGGCGGTCGGCGATCGCCTGGTGGTGGTCACCGCGCGCACGGTCAGCCGCGACGGGCGGGCGCTGGGCGCGGTGCTGAGCGTGCGCGACCGCACCGACGTCGAATCGCTGACCCGCCAGCTCGACGCCGTGCGCTCGATGAGCACCGTATTGCGCGCGCAGCGGCACGAATTCGCGAATCGGCTGCACCTGCTGAGCGGGCTGCTGCACACCGGCCGCCCCGGGGAGGCGGCGCAGTACATCGACGAACTGCTCGGCTCCGGCCCGCTCGGTGCGGCGCTGCCCGGCATGGACGCCATTCGCGACCCGTATCTGCAGGCGTTTCTGGCCGCGAAGGCCGCGCACGCCCGCGAGAGCGGCGTCGAGCTGCGCCTCGGCCCCAACACCTGGGTGGACGCGAATCTCGCTGCGCCCGTGGACGTCACGACGGTGCTGGGGAATCTGCTCGACAACGGCATCGAGGCGGCGCGCGCGGGCGCGCCACCCAAGCGCGTGGAAGTGGAACTGGTGCAAGAGGATTCGACGCTGCACATCACCGTCGCCGACAGCGGTGACGGGGTCGCGGCGGAACTGGTGGATTCGGTGTTCGCCGAAGGCGTGTCGACCCGCCCGGACAACGGCGTGCCGGGCGGGCGCGGGGTCGGCCTCGCACTGACCCGGCAGGTGGCGCGGGCGCTGGGCGGCGATGCGGTGCTGGCGCACCCGGGTGACGGCGAGTCCGTGCTGCGGGGAGCCGAATTCATCGCCCGGCTGCCCGGGGTGCTGGTGGAGGGAGAAACGGTATGGACGCACCCGATCTGAGCGTGCTGGTGGTCGACGATGATTTCCGGGTGGCCAATCTGCACGCCGGAATCGTCTCGGCGCTACCGGGTTTCGCGGTCGGCGCCACGGTGAACACGCTGGCCGCGGCGCGCACCGCGATCACCGGCTCCGCCTTCGACCTGGCGCTGGTGGATGTGTACCTGCCCGACGGCTCCGGCATCGACCTGGTACGGGAGATCTCGTTCGACGCCATGATGCTCACCGCCGCGACCGAGGCCGACACCGTGCGCTCGGCGCTGTCCGCGGGCGCGCTCGGCTACCTGGTGAAACCCTTCGATCACGCCGCCCTGGCGGCCCGGCTCGCCGGATACGCCCGCTACCGCCGCATCCTGTCCGTCCCGGTGGTGACGGCCCGCGATGTGGACACCGCCGTCGAGGCGCTGCGCCCGGTCGGGCCCGCCACCGTCTCCGCGGCCACCGCGTCTCCGACGAAAGACCTTGTCCTGCAAGCGGTCCGGGACTCGCCGAGCTCGCTGTCGGCCGCCGAGGTCTCCGCCGTCACCGGCGTCTCCCGCGCCACCGCCCAGCGCTACCTGGCCAATCTCGTCGCCGCCGGGTCGCTGCGCATGCAGCTGCGCTACGGGAGTACCGGGCGGCCGGAGCAGGAGTATTCGGCCGCGCGGTCGGAAGGCAGGCAGCGGTGACGGCTCAGGGGGCGACCGCGACGCCCAGCGTCATGGCGGCCATGAATTTGGGGCCGCCCGCTTCGTAGAACCGGTCGGCCTCGCGGATCTCGAATCCGGCGCGCTCGATCAGGCCGCGGATATCGCGGTCGAGGTGGCAGCCGCCGAAGAGGGTCCGCTGGACCGGGGTGAGCCGATGCTGCCAGCCCTGCACGCCCGGGTCGGGGGCGAGGCCGTGCTCGACGAAGTGAAAGGTGCCGCCGGGCACCAGCACTCGGCGCACCTCGCGCAGGGCGGTGTCGACATCGGGAATCGTGCACAGCGTCCACGTCGACAGCGCACTCTCGAAACTATTGTCCGCAAACGGCAGCGACCGCCCGTCCAACCCCGCCCGCAACACCGGAACCGTCGCCCGCGCCAGCCGCCCGGCAGCCAACTCCCACCCCGCATCGGCCGGTTCCACCGCACTCACCGACGCCACCCCCGCCGGATAGAACGGCACATTCAGCCCCGACCCGAACCCAACCTCCACCACCCGCCCCCGCAACCCCGCACACACCCGCTCCCGCAACCCATCATGCGCCCGCCTCCCACAAACGAAGTCGATGAACCGCGGCAACACCCGCTCGCCATAAAACCCCATGCCCTCACTGTGCCACCCACCCGCCCAGCTCGCAGTGCGTCCATCTCCCGCCCACCCACCCCGTGGGCTCCCTCCTGCTCCCGGCATGCTTTTGGCCGGGATCTCCCAGCACCCCCGCGACCACACCATGCAATGCTGGCCGAATGCGGTTCGACG encodes:
- a CDS encoding ATP-binding protein; this encodes MSVFGRGVRLRTQIVLLQVVLVALTLGIAFGVFAYVGEQRLSGEYGQRALAIARTVAAEPAVRAEVQRYSAAATPIGPGLEPELATGDLFRIAEDTRVRTGALYVVITDDAGIRLAHPDIDRLGERVSTDPSAALAGAEVVIQERGTLGESVRAKVPVQRPDGTAVVGEVSVGISTAAVRAQLLSDLRRAGLFVVAALLAGVLGSLLLARRWHGLTLGLEPAELAELVREQAAVLHGIGEGVVAVDIGWRTTVVNDEARRLLGIDGASGREVDEIGLTPRVLEVFRAADGRPVPAAVGDRLVVVTARTVSRDGRALGAVLSVRDRTDVESLTRQLDAVRSMSTVLRAQRHEFANRLHLLSGLLHTGRPGEAAQYIDELLGSGPLGAALPGMDAIRDPYLQAFLAAKAAHARESGVELRLGPNTWVDANLAAPVDVTTVLGNLLDNGIEAARAGAPPKRVEVELVQEDSTLHITVADSGDGVAAELVDSVFAEGVSTRPDNGVPGGRGVGLALTRQVARALGGDAVLAHPGDGESVLRGAEFIARLPGVLVEGETVWTHPI
- a CDS encoding response regulator; protein product: MDAPDLSVLVVDDDFRVANLHAGIVSALPGFAVGATVNTLAAARTAITGSAFDLALVDVYLPDGSGIDLVREISFDAMMLTAATEADTVRSALSAGALGYLVKPFDHAALAARLAGYARYRRILSVPVVTARDVDTAVEALRPVGPATVSAATASPTKDLVLQAVRDSPSSLSAAEVSAVTGVSRATAQRYLANLVAAGSLRMQLRYGSTGRPEQEYSAARSEGRQR
- a CDS encoding class I SAM-dependent methyltransferase, with the translated sequence MGFYGERVLPRFIDFVCGRRAHDGLRERVCAGLRGRVVEVGFGSGLNVPFYPAGVASVSAVEPADAGWELAAGRLARATVPVLRAGLDGRSLPFADNSFESALSTWTLCTIPDVDTALREVRRVLVPGGTFHFVEHGLAPDPGVQGWQHRLTPVQRTLFGGCHLDRDIRGLIERAGFEIREADRFYEAGGPKFMAAMTLGVAVAP